A region of Ferruginibacter albus DNA encodes the following proteins:
- a CDS encoding cobalamin B12-binding domain-containing protein, with the protein MARPVRVLVAKVGLDGHDRGAKVIATALRNAGMEVIYTGLRQTPEMVINAAIQEDVDAIGISTLSGAHNTIFPKIIQLMKQNEMNDVLLTGGGIIPEDDMKKLNELGVGTLFPPGTSTTTIADYIKDWVKQHRSF; encoded by the coding sequence ATGGCACGACCTGTACGAGTATTGGTTGCCAAAGTAGGGCTGGACGGTCACGACCGTGGCGCCAAAGTAATAGCCACGGCTTTGCGTAATGCCGGCATGGAAGTTATTTACACAGGTCTTCGCCAAACACCTGAAATGGTCATCAATGCCGCCATCCAGGAAGATGTAGATGCAATCGGCATCAGTACATTAAGTGGTGCACACAACACTATTTTCCCCAAGATCATTCAACTCATGAAACAAAATGAAATGAATGATGTGTTGCTTACCGGTGGCGGCATTATCCCTGAGGACGATATGAAGAAGCTGAATGAATTAGGAGTTGGTACACTCTTTCCTCCCGGAACATCTACAACAACTATTGCCGATTATATAAAAGACTGGGTTAAACAACACAGGAGTTTTTAG